A part of Capsicum annuum cultivar UCD-10X-F1 chromosome 6, UCD10Xv1.1, whole genome shotgun sequence genomic DNA contains:
- the LOC107874388 gene encoding uncharacterized protein LOC107874388 — protein MAPFEALYERRCRFPVRWFEVGEATVIGPNAVFEAMEKVKLIQERVLQRVEKAAYEIELPAELSAAHPVFHVSMFKKHIGDSVVVDHSERFDVKDSLSYDEVLAEILDYQVRRLRIKEVPLIKDLWQNKFVEGDTREAEVDIRAR, from the exons atggctccatttgaggctttatatgaaaGGCGATGTAGATTCCCCGTacgttggtttgaagtgggtgaagctactgtTATTGGACCTAATGccgtgtttgaggctatggagaaagttaaacTGATTCaggaaag AGTTTTGCAACGTGTTGagaaagcagcttatgagattgaattGCCTGCCGAGTTGTCAGCTGCCCATCCTGTTTTTCACGTTTCTATgtttaagaagcacattggtgactctgttgttgttgatcattCAGAAAGATTTgatgttaaggatagcctttcgtatgatgaagttCTGgctgaaatcctagattatcaagttcgtagactaagaatTAAGGAAGTTCCCTTGATCAAAGATCTGTGGCAAAATAAATTTGTTGAGGGTGATACtagggaagcagaagtagatatacgaGCTAGATAA